The DNA region tatatagatataagcAAGAATTCCGTGCAGCGTGCAAAATAGAgactaaatttaattaaaaaaatatgaaaatatatcttAGAATAATTTATTCTTGAAAATAATCGACtaagcatatatattaattatcacaaaatgctgattatataaatttatgagcatataaaaataaaaatttaaatgtgAAAATAAGGATTTTGAATAAGTTCAATTGACTACTTTTTGCAGTAAGTGCTATCAATAAGTGCAATAGTTATACTTAaaagttttctaaaataataaattatataataaacaaatattaaattagAATTTAGAATAATTTGtactaaaaattaattcaactAATGAATCAAGCATATATAAGCTATCACAAGATACTAATTATATAAAGTTACGAGCATATCAAAAaggatttttacctaaaatgacccataGTTTGTCCATttggtcaaatctatcatatatttttttttatcaaatctatcctatggtttactttttgtatcaaatctatctcggcgttatcttttccgtcaatatctaacggccgtgctgacgtggcacgtggagagatagtgggctacacttgccacgtaggcgccacgttagcacggccgttagaagtcgacggaaaagataacgccgggatagatttgatgcaaaaagtaaaccatgtgatagatttgacaaaaaaaaagcataggatagatttgataaaatgggcaaaccatgggccattttaggtaaatatcCCTAtcaaaaatgattttgaactTACGAAATCATGGATTTTAAATAGCAATATTTCATAAAATACAAAACGGAATTTGTATATGTAAACGGGATGAGCTTAatgtacttttatatattatattgataatttaataaatatgcaATGTCTATTAAACAGAATAATAcccaaaatttgaaaaataaaaagtggattacataaaaatttaaaattcaataaataaaaataaaaatataagaagacattattttcaaaaaaaaagcatatcaaGTTCGTACGCTTGCATTTAATATCTATAGTAAATGTATATTATGTTAGCGATTAACTAATTATTCAATGCCAATAAGAGAGTTAGTAGCAAAATTATCATTGAACTATTTAAAATTAGTCTAATATgttagcattattattcaaaaattcagTTATTGTTAAAAATTCTTATATATTCTTAAAAGGTAACTCtagttttaaaaattgtgaaaaattgCTATTCAAAACAAATCCGTGCAATGCATAGATTGGAACTCTAGTGGCTAAAGTGAGAAAGACgtaagtaaattttttttttaaataaataagaaaaaaaagacaataatGATGTCatttctcaaaatttttttttatatcagtTGAATCggtagataaataaataaataagcaaaccaacaaaataagtaaacaAACTTACAAGGAAACcaagtaataaataaataaataagtagaAAGTGGTAAGATACACATCTACATTGGATCCCTTGCTTTTTCTACTGTGGTGAATATGTTAGGTTGATGTGAAGTGCGTGTATTGTCGGGAAAGAAGAATGAGGTGTTTAGACATTGGGTGGGCTTCCATGTATACTTTTGACGATCGAGCACTCGATTTCGTGAAAAAAGTGACATGCACTACTTAGCACTAACAAAGTAATGTCTCCCACTTTCACAATGATCATCCGATCGACTAACATACCCATAACATCAATATATACCGGTTTCATATTTCGACTTAATTTGAGGATTGAACTTGAAGAAAAGATTTATGCTCTTTTGCTAGCTAAATAGCTAGATCATGCTGCATGGGCCTCTAACTCGGTCAATCTCACAAAGCATGAATTGCATGTTATCATCGCCCATTAGATATTATGAAGTAATTCTAAATCTCATTGTGCACTTCACGTCTTACAGTCCCATATGCGTAGATCTTGAATATCATTAGATTATGATTTcacatgtacatatatgctggATTCTATGAACATGAAGAAATTCTTCTCGTTTGGTTGAAAGATAACGATTAAAGATCAACTAGCTAATTAATTTGGTATAGGTATTGTATTGCTACTACTGTTTCTTCTGCtgtaaacgaaaaaaaaagatgtttATTCTGCAACGGATTAATAAAGTTTGTTGATTATTCAAATCTAGTTCAAACGAAACAAGTGATCACAATTAATTAGGTAACAGCTAAATATGCTTGATTTCATATTCGTGAAATAACCTTAATCAGTTATAGGGATGTAGTGCATTCaccgtgaaaaaaaaaaatgaagtgaATTTGAAGGCTTCTTGCGGCTTAAGCTAAGAACATCTTGTAATCTCACAGGGAAATTAATGCTTTTACCTGAAGAAGAAGGCTTCTAATATGGTTTTGACGTTCTGGTCAAAGGCAAAACTTGCCAAAAGGGGCTGATCTTAGAGATCAAGATGAACCAAGCAAGCACGagacaagaagaagaaatgtaGCCTAGTGAGGATAATATGCCTAAACTTTCATCTGTTTTGCACAACCACTATATAAACACAGAAAAAATCAATTGAATTGACAGTATGATAATTATCGGTGATTTTGATCAGTTGGTTAGAGTTGATATATGTACACCAGCACGGAGAAAAGAACTAGCTCAATAGTTTCGTGTCGATATGTCATCAGAATTGTGTCCTGACTTGCCCATCTTGCCCTTTACTCGCCTCCCTACACCGGTTCTCTCTCTCGGTAAAGCGCGCCAAGTTTTGTCACCATCCCTGAAATTAAAATCACATGTATTGTCACAGAGAATGACAAAGCACCATCGCCGTGGTCAGTCGAGAAAACAAATCTGTGTCTTGCCTTACAGCAGAAGGAAAGAGCCCCGTAAATCCTTTTACATCGATTGCTTACTCAAAGAAATATCTGTGTGCAATGAAACTCATTGGaagttgaattttaaaattgccTTCAAGGGCTTCTAAACTCGTGTGTGCATTGAATGACATCGATGACCTGACCAGTAACCTGCAGCATTAACTGAATGGCGACCCAGCAAAATCAGGGCAAAGCTGCTAGCCGCAGTGAGAGAGGAGGCCACGGTATGCTGAATCAACAGTTCTACTTTTTAAGAATCAGAAGAAAAACTGTGTTCGGAAACAAGATTTTCCGGACACTTTTTGAACCCAGAGGCGGATATTGTGTAGCATTCACATATTTGATTTGTGTTTTCTCAATTAAAATCCGAAAGCGTTTTTTGAAATCATTTCTAAGCCGGCCCTTGTCATCGATATCATTCTCTTCCACTCGACGGATTAATGCGGGTACTGTAGTTACTTCAGATTGATACTTACAGCCGGGCTTTCTTCTTATCTCGGTGTCTTCTCACAGCATTCTCTTTTATTTCCAAATCTGCAGCACTGTCGTCAGGTGAACCAAATGCTCTTCCTTCTGTTTCTTGTGAAATGGACAATGACAGCTCCGAGTAAGACAGTTGAATCTGGGGTCGATGTTTTGATAGAGTCGTGTCAGAGTTCACATGGGCAACCGATCCCGAATATATGGAGGAAGAAGCCGACGCATCCTGTCAAGGAATACAATTTTACTAAAACAAGATAACCGAGAAAACTAGAAATTTTTAACTGGGAACGACTCCTTCAGGCAGCAAAGACTTGAAAATTCCCGATCGGCAGTTCTGTTAGAAGGGTGGGAACATAACAAGTTATGCTACGGTTAAAACCTCTGTTACATGTGCTTGGCTATTCTCGGATTTGTCGAGCGATATTGTCCTGTCCAATGAGGAGCAGGACAGATCATTATCTCTCATGAGAAGTCCTCGGGCAGGATCTTGGTCTCCTCCGAAAAGTTCTTCAAAGTTTTGGAACGTCATATCTACTTCGGGGATGCTGTTGAAATCATCCCGGCACATAAGGTCTTCGCACACCCCGAGATCTTGGATGTTTTGAGACATGAACTGCACATACATTGAGTTATCAGTCATGATTAAGATTTCAGCTATCAGCCATGATTAAGATTTCAGCTGAGTCAGTCACTTGACAAGTTTCATCTTCAAGTGATATGAGACTCGTCTAAGGCGTTGTGGTAAATTAGTAGACGGTCATAGTTATCGGACCTGACTAGTCTGTAAGGGGCTCCTGCACTGCCAAAATGAATCTCCGAGCAGAGAGACGCCAGCATTTGAACAAGGATAATTCTCTGTCGAAGAAAATGGTGAAGCGAAATCTTCTGATCTCAGCTCCTCAAGCGGAGTGACACTCTGTAGGAACTCGGCTTCGAGGTCTCGGGAATGCTGTGAATTCTCATTTGTGGCTTCATCAATTCTCCTCAGAGCCT from Punica granatum isolate Tunisia-2019 chromosome 3, ASM765513v2, whole genome shotgun sequence includes:
- the LOC116201937 gene encoding putative zinc finger protein At1g68190 produces the protein MEKVCEFCMALRPAVYCQADSALLCLSCDSKVHSANALSNRHPRSLLCDSCRVRPASVRCKDHRMFMCQSCDRSLHSSSGHASQQQHQKRVISSYIGCPSAKDFAAIWDLDLNELTDVSRSTLNVSSLQEFVDSRDASLDAPMQYHWQQRRTSSVGSIMSCTTSACAGMPNANTNNQQSNKISHNGQNQPQQQNQSSQFILQQILDLKRLQLNEGNCFSPMMRRKEEKDVSSSLGKALRRIDEATNENSQHSRDLEAEFLQSVTPLEELRSEDFASPFSSTENYPCSNAGVSLLGDSFWQCRSPLQTSQFMSQNIQDLGVCEDLMCRDDFNSIPEVDMTFQNFEELFGGDQDPARGLLMRDNDLSCSSLDRTISLDKSENSQAHVTEDASASSSIYSGSVAHVNSDTTLSKHRPQIQLSYSELSLSISQETEGRAFGSPDDSAADLEIKENAVRRHRDKKKARLDGDKTWRALPRERTGVGRRVKGKMGKSGHNSDDISTRNY